The genomic interval TACCTGCTCCCACTGAACTAAATGGCAAAGACTCCCTCTGGCATTAGTGGGAACAGCTCAAGACCTTTATAATCCTCCGAAAGGATCAACCAGAATCAGTAAATTCACAAGAAATACAGAGTTTTGGAGACTGTCATGAGGGATTCTTTTAGCTATTCACAGGGGTATTATTTAATTTCAAGGACCCCTTGGATACATCAGTGTTCAGGGTTGAAAGAGCGATGTTCTCATATTCCTCCTGAGATGTGAAGCATCTGCAGTGGTGAATTAACACTATTAAATCCTTCTGGAAATTCTTGTTGAGAAATCCGTAAAAGATAGGATTGATACATGTCGAGAGCATGGCTACCAGGTGGCACAATGTGAACACTAAGTTATGGTGGCAGTTCATCAGTGCCTCATAGTTCCAGTCAAAAACGACATTAAATATATTTAGAGGCAACCAGCAAGCTGCAAAGGTCACGACAATTGAAATGAGCATCATATTAATCCTTTTACTCTCATTTAGTCTGCTCTCATTCTCCCTCATCCCATCCACCTTACCATGTCTCCGCCGGAGACATACAAATATCTTGAGATAGCAGATAAAAATAAAGCCCAGTGGGAAGCAATACTGGACAACCAGCAGACTGGTGGTAAAGACCAGTCGCTCTGCAACTGATGGCCAGGCCTCGATGCAAACAACTTTGTTCGTGTAGAAATCGCTATGGtaagagagatttttaaagggTTCATCAGATAGGTGGTGGAATATAAAAAAGGGAATGGATATGATAAGGGAAACCCCCCAAATGAAGATAATTCCCCAGTAAGCGTGTGACATATTCGGCTTCCAGCCACGTGGGTTCACTATTAACTGGTGTCTCTCGACAGCAATTAATACAAGTGAGAATATGGAGACTGTGacagacatactttgtacaaaagaGCTTATTTTACACATAGCCTCGCCAAATATCCAATAGTCCATCAAAGTGTATGCAACTGTGACAGGAATGCACATGATGCATATCAAGACATCGGATAAAGAGAGATTGGCAATCAGAATATTTGTAACATTTTGAGCTTCTTTCTGTCTTTGTATTATAACAATCAGGCAAAGGTTTCCAAAAAGCCCCACTATTGTAACGACAGTATAAGCCGTGATGAGCAAGAAGACTGCAGGGAAAGAAGGCTGACATGAATCAAAGTGTGAAAACTGTGAGTTGCTGCTGTTTGCAATAGTTCGATTAAACAAACCCTCACTAGGATGCTGAGTGGGTTTCTCCATCATAAAGGAATCCTAAAACCATGGACATAATTTAGTATGCAAAGCCTATTTTTTGGCCCTAATTATTTAGAAGATATTTTGCTTGGAGCTTCCCAAGACCATGATTAATAGGATTCAATCTTTATGCTTGTTCTTCATGATGCTCTGTTTGAGCAGATCTGATACTAGTACTTACAGCATTGAAGAATcctgaaaacaaaagcaaatggTAAAACATTAGTTTTAAACCTATAAATCAAAGAGATTGACACAAGTGGCTTGAGTCTGCCTTTTTGAGGTTCTGCACTCATGATTACAGAGAATCAATGGCTCTCTTCACACGATTCAGTGATTGCAACATATTATAGTAGAAACAGCAATGACCACTCTATTTAAGTTTTCATAACAGTTCTCATTcaaaccctctttttttttttagtttcactTTCAGGATAAAATATTGCAGGGTCAGTCTCTGCCCAAAGGTGcatatttttggaaagtttgacCAAAAATGGTTCAGTCATTTTTGATTATCAGGAGAATAAAGAATAATGCTTCTGCCATCAAAAGGCCAAATTCAAGCCTGGCACCAACTTCCCAAAAATTACTGAGCAATGCTATAATATGCCGAAGTCTGCCTGTGACTTCATGCACAATGCTCTGTTGTTGTGCAGAAGTAATCTTTACAAAAATGGGAACAGAGGGAATGTATCTGGTAAAGCATATTAGAttaaccaccccaccccatgcaATGTCCTGTCCTAGAACACTACCTTTATGAGGTCTGTAGAATATGAACATCATGGGTCCAGGGGGGAATACAGGAGCTGGGTCCAGGGGGAATACAGGAGCAGGGTGCAATGGTTGTGTACTGGATTTCCATCCTGGATGCCTTTTTCTACTTGTGTCGATGTCAAAGAGACCACCTCCATTTGGCCCTAAATATAAGCAGAGAAGAATATGGACCAGATGGAGGCAGCATCTTTCACATATACAGCAGTATCTTCATATGATACTAGCCTCAGgttctctccttcctttccataGATGCATGCTTTTAATATTTGCACTAGTTTGGTAAACAGTACAAAGGAATCTTACTGTAGCTAAATGCAATGTCTGGTCTATAGAAACAAAGAccagattcttctctcacttactcctgatttacacatgtGTATGTGTAAATCTGTTGACATCAATAGACTTACACTGTTGTAAAACAGGTTGAAATGAGAGATCAGGTTCAGCATTAATGAATCTATGGATTGGGAGTTAGAGACTAGTTAGAAGAGCTGAACTCAAAGCCAAAGCTCAGTGAATTTTTGGGCAGAAACCTGAGAACGAAAAAGTACCACATAGAATGGTTGCTTGCCCATCTTTCATTTCTAAAAGACTATACTTGTCACAACCTCTAGATACATTTACAGCTCTTTAAACACAGATTTGACTCACCTTAGTCCCTTTGGTGGGAGGCATAGGGAAATAAGCCTGAAGCAGTCATTCTCCATCTGTAGCAATAAACATTACACTGTGCTAGCCCTGAGAAAAAGCCAGGAAGAGGAAGCAGTATAAATtttaagagaaaacaaaagaaaaataattacgACAAACGCTTTCATTTACATACCCCACTTTTGCAAAATGCTTTATTAGGTCATTATATTTATTAGGTCACCAAGACACAGGGATGTTCAGTGGCTTGCATTAGATCATACAAATCTGTGGCTGAGCTGGGTAATATAACGCCAAGACCCATGGGACTCCCAGGTTTACAGCTGCCTGTAGAATTTTAGGTGCAGAATTCTAGCTTGGATTGCTTTCTTCAGATAGCTCTGTTTGAAATTAGTCCTACCATTTCAGATCAGGCAACTGAGTCTAGAAGCTTGTGAAAGATCTGTCACAAGTGGAGATAAATCACTCTAATCCCAATAAAAAGAAGGGTCTAGTGCAGGCCGGTTGGAATGAGGGATGGCATTATGACTGTACTGTGTGGCTTTGTATGGCCTTGCTGATCCAAAAGTGAGTGCTGAAGTCTGCGCTAAGGGGATAATACTAAGCTCTGGCCTGGAACTGTATGATTGTATGAGGGAGTGGAGAAGGAGAAGCTAATGCAACCTAATGGCTGAAATAGCCTCCATGGTCCTTTACGTGCACCCCCGCAACCAGTGAGGAAAGATAGCCACATGACAGCATTGTCATCCCAAGAAGTCACCTCTGTGGGTGCATACACGAGGGCAGCTCTCTCAGGACTCCCAAAGTGCCCTCCAttttcagtgatttcagtgagaaCTGAAGGTGTTTGGCAGcttccaggattgggccccatgTGACTGGGTGATGTGGCTAGTTGGAGAAGCAAGCAGTTGGAGAACAGGAGCTAAATTAAGCATATTCCCCTGGGATCCACTATAAATAGCGGTTGCTCTAAGTAGCAGTAATTGCCCCACTGGAGTTTTCTCACGCACAGGGAAAAGCAAAGCTGGAAAAGCAAAGCTAGCCAGTGGTCATACTGCAATCATGGATATGACtacacagcagcaaggagtgagCTTCCTAGTCTGGGGAGACAGGCTCACGCTAGTGCACTAAAATCAGCAGCATGGACGTTGAGGCTCGGACTCTCAAGCCCACCTGGCCCCTtaggcttgagagcccaagccacaacatccacactgctatcttAGTGCATTAGCttgatcctgtcttccaaagagTCTTGCTGCCAGTGTTAGGGTGTGTGCAGgtcacagacccagggtctggctGTATGGATGGATTGTTGTCCATGAGATGATCCTCTGGATCTCTGGCCTCTGCTCCTTGCACTGACCACTCCCACTGCCTGACCCCAGGTCTGGGCCCTGCCTCCTTGCAAATAGGGTGCAGTGGGAGCCTATCTATTTAGGCTCCATGCACCACTACAAACAAGTCCTGCTCTGCTGTCTCTTTTACTCTAGCAGGGGAGGCTATGTGGGCCCACCAGGAGATGAGGCTGAGCCAGCTTTGTGGTGTTTTATGCATTATTTACTATGTTTACTTACTTATCCACTATTTCACAATAGAATGTAAGGATCTCTAATTAAATGCCAATGATTATGTATCAACAAGTGCCCAATGTCCTCCTGCTGTGTTCAGTGTGGATTCTGGGACTCCCTTGGCCCTTTCTACCTTCAAGGAATGTCCTTTTAATGACCTTGTAATGTGGGCATTTGCAGTTCATTAACTCTTTGTACACTGACTGTATTTTGTCATTGTTCCAGGAAAAAAGCGTCATTCCTGACAACTGGAAATTGTTACTGGGTTGCTTGGTAATGTGGGTTAATAAAAGTGTATTTTAGCATATATATCATAATAAAAGGTAATTTAAACATTTCCTCAGCAGTAAGGTAATTACACCCCTCTTCTTTCGACAGCTGGAAAAATACATAATCTCTAGCAAATGATGCCTTGGAAAAACAACCTACACTGCCATGCTGTGCAGCATGTATTAATTCTATTGAACAACATTTTTAAACTAACCAGCAATGTTAACATAATATTTTGCATCCTTGAATTGAGACTTAGGTTGGATGTagaattctttttttctttctttaaatatttactaAGAGAACTAATCTCGGTAATACTGAGACACATACTTCTCATGCTACAAtacccattttaaaaaagattcatCACCATAACCAGACACAGAAGGTTCAGTAGCATCCCAAATGATAAGCCATTTACCCTGTTCCTTCATTGTTGCCAGAAACATTCTTGAAGCATCCAGAAACAAATGAAAGTTAAAAGTCTAGTATGAACATAAAAtaagaataacaaaaataaacacataaACACCCCTGTTTGAGTTTGCTGTGAGTTATGCCAAAGTTGGATATTTCCCTCCAAAGTGATTAGGAAAAGTTGCAGTAAAAAAATCTATGATTTAAACTTGAATGCATTACAAATGTAAAAGCTTCAAAAAGTTGCCCTGTCATCCTTAAATTTAAGAAATGGGGAATAAAATAATACTTTGAAATACATATTTCAAAGATCTTTCCCCTTCAGATGGTTTGGTATTTTTGCCGTTCAGCAGGTTTACGAATGTATTGACTTCTTACCTGTTGGAAAATTCAAGTAATATTTCCACTCTTCTGTCTTTAAcggattttcttttccttttcaggtGAAGTATAACGTCAGCAAACACATCTTCTTTGTGCCTGAAGAAATCAGAAGTGCATCTGTCTGCTGCTAAAGCCAGATCTaaacttttctttcttcccttcctgAGCAAACTGCAGCTTCATTCAGATTTCCAATGGGGAATTGAAGCCACCTCACcctggaaaggctgctgagaacAAAAACAAGCTCTGGAATCTAAGAAGAAGGAAACACCAATGAGGAGAaagcagggaggagagaggaccAGTAGCCATGGGGATGATATTTTCTTTCCCCGTTTTTTCAAGAATTATcttgaaatttcattttcaattatCTTATCTGTTCTATAGTACAAATGTTTTCTTAAGAATCTCAGTTGGATTTCACATGGGTAAATATTTGCAGATGGCTTATTGCTTTTTCCCCAAGGGGGAATGAAAATACAGCTATACAGTAGACTGCTTAGAAGGAGAATACATGTTCTGTTGAAGTGATGTTATTTGCCCTAGTACAATTAGGACTGTGATTTTTCCATTATAAATACCCTCTATTTTAGGTATTTTGTACCTGTGCTGTAAAAATTTCCTCAAGATCAAACCATAGCCCATTATCCAAGCTTGGGAAGAAATAGGATTCATGGTCATTACTGttattttacaatttaaaaacataTACAGTTATTTCTTCAATAAggcttttattaaatatttattaattatttagatGTGGAGGTGACAAGGAAGGAACTTTTCGGCTCAGGGAGTGGTGCAGGGACATTGAGTTTTTCATCTTTCAGTGAATTTCTTCCTCATATCTCTCTACTCCCCAATGCCCCCATCTCCGATGCTGTGTCATCTTGGGGTTTTCAgttctggggaggtggtgacaaGAGGGAAAATTAGTCCAGAACTAGTGGGTGTTTGTGTGGGGAAAGCTGCAGGCAGAGCAGATGAAGGTTTCCTGTTAAGCTGGAGAAAGGGAAAATAGTGGGCAAAACTTTTGGGAGAAAAGGAGGGAGGTCGATATTTTAAAAACCCCACAGAATGTGATGATTGAAAAGCAGCAGGATTCTCAGAATGAGGGAGTGAAATGATGAGGCTGTTTgagtttttgttttagtttgagTTTTTAGcacagattttgttttgttatattgtgaggataaattttCCTGAAGGATTGCTAGCATTTACGGTTTTGATCGGGTCAGAAATACTCTGAAACTAGCTTTCTTAATGTATTTTGGAATTTCTACATCTGGTCCCAGTTAAACCCAAGAAATGGAATAGCACACAGAAATGGAACATTAACTATAGATCATAAAAATTCTTAAGTAGATATATAACACCAGcaacaacaaagaaaataagTTAGTAAACTTTCAATAGGTATTTCAATTCCATTCAATTTAAGTTTTGGACAAAGGTTTGGGATAGTTCTTATCCAAATGGGTACTCCAGTCTTACTGTATCTCTTGATTCACATAACCTCCTGTAGAAAGAGTGAAATATATGGGGGCTGATTCTAATCTCACACTGGTTTTAAATTGGTGTAATTCTATCAATCTAATTGGATTTAATCTTGATGTTAACTGGTATAAATAAGATTAATTTAAGTCCCAGAATTTCAAAGATGTAGTTGCTCGTGATCTGTTTGCGCAACTCCCTAGGCATGGTGTAAGTGGAGTATATGGCCAGGAATAGAGGGATAAAGGTCTATTGTTTTCAGCCAAATTGTGTAGTATCTGTGTTTGCAAAATAGGTTAATGAATAGCTGAATTATATTTACTTTATATGAATTTTCATGCTACTTTTAATTGCTAAATAAAAATTATGGGAAACAGCCTTTTGCAGCAAGTAGAGACAGATTGATAACTTCATGGAAGGAAAGACTACATCTATATTAGTAAACAAATTTAATCTCTGTAATCTGATAACAAATAATTAACATCATATTGCAGGTTAGCCATGCTAAACAGTACTGATTTTAGATGTTGGATGTAGGAACTCTACCTCTGGGGGACCCCAGCAGCTCAAGGGGTGGTCTTATATCTCAGGAAACAGTAGGAATTcggtgaggtgtgtgtgtgggggggttaataAGAGGTCCCTGTCCCAAGTGTAAAGAAAAAATCCCAGTCATCACTATTTGATTCTTAATCACATCTCCACAGAAGATTTCTGACATTAGGTCCAATCTCGGAAGCCCCATGTGCAGGACTCTGAATAAAGTCAAGAGGAGCTCTGCTAactagactgtaagatctttggggtggGGGCTATCTATTTGTTCTGTGATTGTAtggcacctaacacaatgggcttCTGGTCAATGACAGCTTGATGCTTGCTTGGATCCAAAATATCTATTTATCCGCGGATATGATTTGTATCCTtctccctaccccttctctggAGTATCCCTCTCTTCACCGATGACTCCCTAGAATTGCCAGCACCCTCCTTTGCTTCTTTTGCCCCAGTTCTCCCACTTCCCAACATCTTCTCTGCATGTCCTTCCCCAATATTGCTCCCGTGTTCCAACTTCCCCTGAAGTTACCCTTTCCCCAGGTCTGCTCTCTAAAGATCACGTCATATAATGTACCAGCTTGGAAGTTGAAGTAACAATGCTTCAGGGAGTGATGTTATATTGGCAACCAATGAGGTCTATTAGGTGTTGCTGTGACATGATTTATAGAAGCATTTCTTTGTTCATTTGCAGTCCAGGATCCCCAGTCACTACCACATCCCAGAGGGTAGGTAACAATACTTCCACTTTTTTGGAGGGCCTTTGATTCTGCCAAACTATCTAAAAGTAAAACCATTCATCAGAGATTCAAGGAGAATTTTCTTGTCATATAAATACTGACTCTCTTTCACTATTTGGAGGAGTTTGAGGAATTCTGGGGTTTGCAGCTGTGCATAAATTTAAAATTCAGATGGGACCCTAAAAACCAAAGACCTGATTCTAGCAAGGTTCAAAGCACCTTCCACTCCCAGTGGAACCACTGGGGCCCAGTGTCCTCTCTGCAGACACTAAAGATCCCATGGCTTTTTTCATGAGAGTAAGGGGGTTTGCCCTAgggcagaagtgggcaaactatggcccatgggtcATAtccggctagggtgaccagatgacccgattttatagggactgtcccgatttttgggtctttttcttatataggctcctattaccccccactcgctgtcccgatttttcacatttgctgtctggtcaccttacatCCGGCCCACTGAACTCCCAGCCGGGGAAGGCTaatccctggcccctcccttgctgtcccCCCTCCACCGCAGTCTCAGCTCGCtgtgccgccagcgctctgggcggcatggctggctccagccgggccgCACGGCTGTGAGTTCCTGccgctctgagcagcatggtaaggggcggggggcagggagcgggagggggggggtttgGATAAGGCGCAGGGGTTCCGGAGGGCAGTCAGGTGACAGTAAGCAGGGGGCGGGTTGGAtggggggatggtcaggggacggggagcaggggcggttggataggtgtgggattcgggggggggctgtcaggggacgggggtgtggataggggtcgggacagggagtggggggattggataggagGTGGGGTTCCAGGAgggagcggtcaggggacaaggagcggggggattggatgggtcgggggttctgatgggggcagtcagggggcggatagggggcaggggccaggctgtttggggaggcacagccttccctacctggcccaccatacagtttcgcaatgtggccctcggccaaaaagtttgcccacccttgcccTAGGGTATTGCTTAAAATTGCTTCTCCCCACGTAGCTGTGCAGTGTCCCCCCACCTCAGTGAAAGCTGCAATTCAGTAATGTATGTATATAGTTTCTGATTCTTCATGATGAAGGGAGTTATTttgaatttacaccagtgtaactgagattttGCCAGTGTCTTGTGAATGTCTATGAAAGAGCCAGAATATTTCTTACTAATGAAAACTATCATTTATAACACTTCAAGAAGACATGGGAAAATAAGCCAAAGTAGATGGAACTCTCTATGTTGGCCTTGCCTCTCTAGGGTGAAGCAGATTGGTCctgctgtttttaaataaagataaatGTCAGTCATATAAAGGCAAGACAAAAATATGCCCTTCAGAGCATCTGCAGAACAATGCATAGATGTGGCCTAGGACTAGCTGGAAAAAAAGTGACGACATCATACAAAACAGTAAGAAGCTTTTAATGTAAATGGAAAATACATAAAGAGAGATTTGCAGCTGAGAAAATCAGAGTGCAACTAGCACTGACACTGGGTCCAGACCTGAAGTTCTTCCTCAGGCAAAATTCAAAATTGTGGATAACCTGGGTGGGCCAAAAGGCCCCCTAGCATAATTTAGAGCAAATTATGCCAACAGCAGTGGTCCCATAGGGACTGTACACATTGAGAGTCTGGTAGAATGCCATGCTATCTTCCCAATGTCTCATCCACCCTTGGTATCTGCCCTCCCTCTCCAATCACACCACTACGATGCCAGCCCTTCATTACTCAAGGATTCTCTTAAATTGTGGTAAgagtaataagaacataagaaaggccatactggatCTGACCAATGGTCGacttagcccagtatccagtcttgcaaaagtgaccagtgacagatggttcagagggaatgaacagaacagggcaattattgagtgatccatcgcCTGTCATCcactccagcttctggcagtcagaggtttagggacccccagagcatggggttgcatccctgaccatcttggctaatagccattgatggacctatcctccgtgaataaatctaattcttttttgaacccagttataatttagGCCTTCACAttatcccctggcaacaagttccacagattgactgtgcattgtgtgaagaagtacttccttatgtgaattttaaacctgctgcctatcaacttaattgggtgacccctggttcttgtgttatgtgaaaggtaaataatacttccctattcactttctcaataccattcatgattttaatgatctctatcatatcccccattagttgtctcttttctaagctgaaaacagtcccaatctttttaatctttcctcatatggaagctgttccataaccctaattgtttttgttgcccttttccaattctaatatatcttttttgaaatgaggcGACCAGAAttgtatgcagtattccaggtgtgggcatacgatggatttatatagtggcattatgatattttctgtcttactatctactCCTTTGCTgttggttcctaacattctgttagattttctggctgccgctgcacattgagcagatgttttcagaggactatccacaatgactccaagatctctttcttgagtggtaacaactaatgtATACCCCATCCGtttgtatttatagttgggaCTATGTTTTCCAATCCTCAGAAGACCCTCGTGGGAAGCTTTCAGGGTGCTTTGTGCTGCTAAGGTGGTAGCAGGTTCTGCTAAGGCAGCACAAAGCAACTTGATCTGGGGCTGAGGATCTAGCCATAATTTTCTAGTCCTTATAGTTttgaagaaaaccttccaaatgtcACCGACATAAGGCTATCTTCCTGAGGTTGCAGAAACAACAGCTTTGAGAAAGGTCTGAGTTGGTTCTATCCAACTATAGTAATGTTAGCTTTGAAGCCTAATGATGGCATTTAAATGTCAACACTGATAATTATTTCAATGCTGataattttagcagaaacatcccaTTACAGTAATATGCTTAGCTAGTGTGGTTGCACACCATAAATTAAAGATGGGAAAAGAGTGATGTCATCTAAATCCATCCCCTGGAGCTTCTGAGGTATATAGTCTCCATGCTTCGTCCACTCTAGTTTCTAATGTCTCAAAAGACAATGCTTCCACCTCTGCCCTTGGGGGACTATTCTATGGCCTAATAGAACCCTTCACTCTTGTTAAGCTTCCCCACCACTTATTATTAGccttaatttttcttctttttattccATCCCATTACTCCCAGTTATAACACAGGACTCATCGTGAACCATTAGAAGACAGCGGGTGAAGGGAAGGAAACAGAGGGGAGCCAAGGGGAAggaaagcagagaaagaacttcTCTGGGAGGAGACGAGGAAGGGGATAGCAACACCAAGGGGAAAGGGGAATAGAGAAGAGTCACCAATGGAGGAGAGGAGGCAAGTGGGACATGAGCAGAGTTCCATGACATCTTCCCACACTACAGACAAACGCTCTTCTATTTTCAGCATGTTCCCCTTATAATCCGCTTAGGAACCTTTGAGGGGATCAATATGCTCAGTTGTCTGAACAGTTTGatgcccccccccattttttgtgtgtggagaaGAGGTCCTTATAGGTCATTCTAGTGTCACGTTTGGGGATGGAGAGTAAATTGTTGTGTATTAATAAAAAAAGTGTGGATGCTTTATGATACATTCATATTTGCATCCAGTAACAGCTCTGTTTATTTTAGTGTGTCCCATATTCTCAGCTTGGGTATGAAAAAGGTTATTCGGTTTCCCCTTGAAGACTTGCTTTTTCATCCATTTTGCTGACAAATAACAGCCTCCCAACCGACACTAATTCACACTTGTGTTTGCAGTCTCAACAAAGAGGCCAAGGATTTGGTGGCCATGGAGATTAAATACCCAAAGGCAGCAtagggagaaaagaaaatatttttctagaaAGCTGGGACTGTCCCAAGGACAGTTGGCACAAATCTCCTAGGAGATTCCTCCAGCTCAGGGTTGGAGTATATAGCAAGAGGCCAGACTGGGGAAATTTGCATTGCAGATGCCCATGTTGTACCTGTAAATCACTTTCTCTGGATACTGGACTTTCCCTCTGCCTGGAGGGTATTAATTGGTTTGGAGTGGGGTTTCTGACTGTGTGAGGGTGTGCAGAGGTTTCCCCCGAGTATCAGCatcagtgccacttgttatggggatgaatggttatgaaaaccaatgccccagtaaaagaaaaaaggttctcccgatcccaaaggaccaagccccagacccaggtcaatatacaaatcagaacttacccacaaatcacgctgttgccaatcctttagaatctaaaatctaaaggtttattcatagaaggaaaaagatagagatgagagctaaaattggttaaatggaatcaattacatacaggaATGGCAAAGAGTTACTTGTGCCTCTGACTTGACTAGACTAGCAGTGCCTGGCTGAGTGAGTGTGCCTTCCTCTGAAAATCATGGTTAGGTGGCCAGCCCCCAGGC from Malaclemys terrapin pileata isolate rMalTer1 chromosome 8, rMalTer1.hap1, whole genome shotgun sequence carries:
- the LOC128841936 gene encoding neuropeptide Y receptor type 6-like, with the translated sequence MMEKPTQHPSEGLFNRTIANSSNSQFSHFDSCQPSFPAVFLLITAYTVVTIVGLFGNLCLIVIIQRQKEAQNVTNILIANLSLSDVLICIMCIPVTVAYTLMDYWIFGEAMCKISSFVQSMSVTVSIFSLVLIAVERHQLIVNPRGWKPNMSHAYWGIIFIWGVSLIISIPFFIFHHLSDEPFKNLSYHSDFYTNKVVCIEAWPSVAERLVFTTSLLVVQYCFPLGFIFICYLKIFVCLRRRHGKVDGMRENESRLNESKRINMMLISIVVTFAACWLPLNIFNVVFDWNYEALMNCHHNLVFTLCHLVAMLSTCINPIFYGFLNKNFQKDLIVLIHHCRCFTSQEEYENIALSTLNTDVSKGSLKLNNTPVNS